A section of the Streptomyces sp. NBC_00178 genome encodes:
- a CDS encoding MFS transporter, producing MADPSTSIAPQDAVDTPEVDRAATYRTIAWRVMPLLVTCYVVSFIDRTNIGIAQQGLERDLGFGSAVYGLGVTLFFVGFILFEVPSSALLARLGARRTMVRIMVSWGVVTLGTSLVHSEVTFYLARFLLGVAEAGFFPGALYFLSRWFPSARRTRMTAVFFAGVPVSGVLGSLMSGSIMKAFDGSTGLADWQWLFIIEGIPPILLAGAVLLWLVDEPEQARWLSPAQRAAVRADLDADQRRKAGRATGKGHGGLLLALRDPKVWTIGLCACGAYTLANAVSFWTPRIIADAGVGDVLDLGLFSALPPLLGIVVMLIVGRHSDRTLERRWHAAVSWTVAALAMVAISLSGDDVALVVALLAVMAAAHYSGLTVFYSIPSIYLGERAAATGIALVTSMGSFAAAASPSLLGFIQSSTGSLSLGLQISAGIVMLAVVLLLVGVKAKDLREERPS from the coding sequence GTGGCCGACCCCTCGACCTCCATCGCACCGCAGGACGCTGTCGACACCCCCGAAGTCGACCGCGCGGCGACCTACCGCACCATCGCCTGGCGCGTCATGCCGCTCCTGGTCACCTGCTACGTCGTCAGCTTCATCGACCGCACCAACATCGGGATAGCCCAGCAGGGTCTCGAGAGGGACCTCGGCTTCGGCTCGGCCGTCTACGGTCTCGGCGTCACCCTGTTCTTCGTCGGCTTCATCCTCTTCGAAGTGCCGAGCAGCGCCCTGCTGGCCCGGCTCGGCGCACGCAGGACGATGGTCCGCATCATGGTGTCCTGGGGCGTCGTCACCCTGGGCACGTCACTGGTCCACAGCGAGGTGACCTTCTACCTCGCGAGGTTCCTCCTCGGAGTGGCCGAGGCCGGCTTCTTCCCCGGCGCCCTCTACTTCCTGTCGCGCTGGTTCCCCTCCGCGCGGCGCACCCGGATGACCGCCGTGTTCTTCGCGGGCGTACCCGTCTCCGGCGTGCTGGGCTCGCTCATGTCCGGCAGCATCATGAAGGCCTTCGACGGCAGTACGGGGCTCGCCGACTGGCAGTGGCTGTTCATCATCGAGGGGATTCCCCCGATCCTCCTCGCCGGCGCGGTGTTGCTGTGGCTCGTCGACGAACCGGAGCAGGCCCGCTGGCTGAGCCCCGCCCAACGGGCCGCCGTCCGCGCGGACCTCGACGCGGACCAGCGGCGCAAGGCCGGGAGGGCGACCGGGAAGGGGCACGGCGGACTTCTCCTCGCGCTCAGGGACCCGAAGGTGTGGACCATCGGGCTCTGCGCCTGCGGCGCCTACACCCTCGCCAACGCGGTGTCGTTCTGGACGCCGCGGATCATCGCCGACGCCGGCGTGGGTGACGTCCTGGACCTGGGCCTGTTCTCGGCGCTTCCGCCGCTGCTCGGCATCGTCGTCATGCTGATCGTGGGACGGCACTCCGACCGCACCCTGGAACGCCGCTGGCACGCGGCCGTCAGCTGGACCGTGGCGGCCCTGGCCATGGTCGCGATCTCGCTGTCGGGGGACGACGTCGCGCTGGTCGTCGCCCTCCTCGCCGTCATGGCCGCAGCCCACTACTCCGGCCTCACCGTCTTCTACTCCATCCCGTCCATCTACCTCGGTGAACGCGCGGCGGCCACCGGAATCGCCCTGGTCACCTCCATGGGCTCCTTCGCCGCCGCCGCGTCACCCTCCCTGCTCGGGTTCATCCAGAGCAGCACGGGAAGCCTGTCGCTCGGCCTGCAGATCAGCGCGGGAATCGTGATGCTCGCCGTCGTCCTCCTGCTCGTCGGGGTCAAGGCGAAGGACCTGCGGGAGGAGCGCCCCTCCTGA